The Aureispira anguillae genome contains a region encoding:
- a CDS encoding DUF1573 domain-containing protein: MENKENLILGGMVVMALWLSVLTYKVYSGGASASTLAATRALNTTASIPATPPNGQPAIKPTNTSTQPQQPEVDPATAANITFEENNFDFGTLEEGEKVEHIFKFENTSNNPLTISNARGSCGCTVPEWPREPIAPGESGEIKVKFDSKGKKGKQSKTVTITANTIPSNTILTINSDVIKLDGEDENTETVK, translated from the coding sequence ATGGAAAACAAGGAAAACTTAATATTAGGTGGTATGGTAGTCATGGCACTTTGGCTTTCAGTTTTAACGTATAAAGTATATTCAGGCGGTGCTAGTGCGAGTACACTTGCAGCAACTAGAGCGCTCAACACAACGGCAAGTATCCCTGCAACTCCTCCTAATGGACAACCTGCGATAAAGCCTACTAACACCAGTACACAACCTCAACAACCTGAAGTAGATCCTGCTACAGCAGCAAACATCACCTTTGAAGAGAACAACTTTGATTTTGGTACCTTAGAAGAAGGCGAAAAAGTAGAACATATCTTTAAATTCGAAAATACTAGTAATAACCCCTTAACTATTTCTAACGCTAGAGGTAGCTGTGGATGTACCGTTCCAGAATGGCCAAGAGAGCCTATTGCTCCTGGAGAAAGTGGTGAAATCAAAGTAAAATTTGATTCTAAAGGCAAAAAGGGTAAGCAAAGTAAAACCGTTACGATTACAGCCAATACCATTCCTAGCAATACCATCCTAACCATTAACTCTGATGTAATCAAATTGGATGGAGAAGATGAAAATACAGAAACTGTAAAATAA
- the fumC gene encoding class II fumarate hydratase: MGFRKEKDSIGYIDVPADKYWAAQTQRSLQNFKIGGHTMPKEVIQAFAILKKAAAQTNAELGVLDSDKATLIGAVCEEILEGKLDDQFPLVVWQTGSGTQSNMNVNEVVANRAHVLNGGNLLDEKKTVHPNDDVNKSQSSNDTFPTAMHIAAYKKVVEVTLPGMEALRDTLAEKSEQYKDVVKIGRTHFMDATPVTVGQELSGFVSQLNHGIKAIKNTLDHLAELALGGTAVGTGLNTPKGYAVLVAEKIATLSNLPFVTAENKFEALAAHDAIVEAHGALKTAAVSLMKIANDIRMLASGPRCGIGEYIIPANEPGSSIMPGKVNPTQAEAMTMAMAQVAGNDVAINIGGMTGQFQLNVFKPMMIYNFLMSAQLIGDACDSFNENCAKGLAPNHEAIKENLNNSLMLVTALNTKIGYDKASEIAKKAYKEGTTLKAAGLKLGYLTEEEFDEWVRPEDMIGGLA; this comes from the coding sequence ATGGGGTTTCGTAAAGAAAAAGACTCTATTGGATATATTGATGTGCCAGCCGATAAATATTGGGCAGCTCAAACACAACGTTCCTTGCAAAATTTTAAGATTGGTGGTCACACGATGCCTAAGGAGGTCATTCAAGCATTTGCTATTTTGAAAAAAGCAGCGGCTCAAACGAATGCTGAATTGGGGGTATTGGACAGCGATAAGGCAACTTTGATTGGGGCGGTTTGTGAAGAAATTTTGGAGGGAAAATTGGACGACCAATTTCCTTTAGTCGTATGGCAAACGGGATCGGGTACACAGTCTAATATGAATGTGAATGAAGTGGTGGCCAATAGAGCTCATGTATTGAATGGAGGAAACCTCCTAGATGAGAAAAAAACAGTACATCCCAATGATGATGTCAACAAGTCTCAATCTTCTAACGATACCTTTCCTACGGCTATGCACATTGCTGCTTACAAAAAGGTAGTAGAAGTTACCTTACCTGGGATGGAAGCTTTGCGTGATACGCTAGCCGAAAAATCAGAACAGTACAAAGATGTTGTAAAAATAGGACGTACTCATTTTATGGATGCCACTCCTGTTACTGTAGGTCAAGAATTGTCTGGATTTGTTTCTCAGTTGAATCATGGAATTAAAGCCATCAAAAATACATTGGATCATTTAGCAGAACTTGCTTTGGGTGGAACGGCTGTTGGAACAGGTTTGAATACCCCAAAAGGGTATGCTGTATTGGTTGCTGAAAAAATTGCAACCTTGTCTAACTTGCCTTTTGTTACCGCTGAGAACAAATTTGAAGCATTGGCCGCTCATGATGCCATTGTTGAAGCACATGGAGCCTTAAAAACCGCAGCGGTTTCTTTGATGAAAATTGCCAATGATATTCGTATGTTGGCCTCTGGACCACGTTGTGGCATTGGCGAGTATATCATCCCTGCTAATGAACCAGGATCTTCTATTATGCCAGGTAAGGTGAATCCAACACAGGCAGAAGCAATGACAATGGCAATGGCTCAGGTTGCAGGAAATGATGTTGCAATTAACATAGGAGGCATGACTGGGCAATTTCAGTTAAATGTATTTAAGCCTATGATGATTTACAATTTTTTGATGTCTGCGCAATTAATTGGAGATGCTTGCGATAGTTTTAATGAGAATTGTGCCAAAGGACTAGCACCGAATCATGAGGCTATTAAGGAAAATTTGAACAATTCTTTAATGCTAGTTACGGCTTTAAATACCAAAATTGGATATGATAAAGCCTCTGAAATTGCCAAAAAAGCATACAAAGAAGGAACAACACTCAAAGCTGCTGGTTTGAAATTGGGGTATCTGACAGAAGAAGAATTTGATGAGTGGGTACGCCCTGAAGATATGATTGGTGGTTTAGCATAA
- a CDS encoding UbiA-like polyprenyltransferase, whose translation MKNYLSLIKFSHTIFAMPFACIGFFLATTTTSASTNINWWLFLKVVLCMVFARSAAMAFNRYADRDIDEKNPRTALREIPAGVISPDNALYFVIVNGLLFTLTTYFINPLCFYLSPIALAVVLGYSYTKRFTALCHFVLGIGLALAPVGAYIAVTGIFDTNSIIAILYSFVVLFWVSGFDIIYALQDEDFDKSLGLNSIPAALGKSRALMLSNFLHLVSASLVIVAGLQSNGGIYHWIGTFIFIGLLIYQHFLVKPNDLSKVNLAFFTTNGIASAIFGSLVILDLLL comes from the coding sequence ATGAAAAATTATCTATCGCTTATTAAATTTAGCCACACTATTTTTGCAATGCCATTTGCCTGCATTGGTTTCTTTCTGGCCACCACAACCACTTCCGCTTCGACCAATATCAATTGGTGGCTATTCCTAAAGGTTGTACTATGTATGGTCTTTGCAAGAAGCGCAGCGATGGCATTTAACCGATATGCAGATAGAGACATTGACGAAAAAAACCCAAGAACAGCATTAAGAGAAATACCTGCTGGTGTTATCTCTCCAGACAATGCCCTTTATTTTGTAATTGTTAATGGTTTGCTATTTACACTAACTACCTACTTTATTAATCCTCTCTGCTTTTATTTATCCCCTATTGCACTAGCTGTGGTTTTAGGTTATTCTTACACCAAGAGGTTTACAGCACTTTGCCATTTTGTACTAGGAATTGGTCTAGCCTTAGCTCCTGTTGGCGCTTATATAGCAGTTACAGGTATTTTTGATACCAATAGTATCATTGCTATATTATATTCTTTTGTCGTTTTGTTTTGGGTTTCTGGGTTTGACATTATTTATGCCTTGCAAGATGAAGATTTTGACAAATCTCTTGGGCTCAACTCCATTCCTGCCGCATTAGGGAAAAGCCGTGCGTTGATGCTTTCTAATTTTCTTCACCTAGTCTCAGCTAGTCTTGTTATTGTAGCAGGTTTGCAATCTAATGGGGGCATATATCACTGGATTGGGACATTTATTTTTATTGGCTTACTGATTTATCAACATTTTTTGGTAAAGCCAAACGACTTAAGCAAAGTAAACCTTGCCTTTTTTACAACCAATGGGATCGCCAGCGCTATTTTTGGTAGTTTAGTAATCCTTGATTTATTGCTCTAA
- a CDS encoding PorP/SprF family type IX secretion system membrane protein has protein sequence MKLFFRLSLIAIIFNGVSLLPSQELQAQDSRYTQYYQAPLRLNPAMAGVFEGMWRVGANFRTQWGSVMGGPNAYYTYALGAELKTPVFKSDYVGVSFSALTDVAGGGKYNVTDINLGVSYMKKLTGGRRSYRASLTSYLVAGAQIGIGQRSVKWLNLTYSTQYVVRNNTYDPNITSGENSGAMRMTKIYPDLSAGLLWYGVMGERKSVYAGLGLYHLNRPEISLFNRSNTSSDVERLYMRVTAHAGGEFLVGGRSSSISLLPGFVGMFQGPSMELNMGLGIKYQAPRYDDFALKLSVWTRLANRLDTEIDADALMIVLGIDYQTFQFAVSYDINTSTLSNVSNGQGSLEFSVIYTHDGRHARGQGCPSFN, from the coding sequence ATGAAATTATTTTTTAGACTCTCTCTTATTGCTATTATATTTAATGGTGTTTCTTTATTGCCGAGCCAAGAGCTGCAAGCACAAGACTCAAGGTATACACAGTATTATCAAGCACCTCTTCGTTTGAACCCTGCAATGGCTGGTGTTTTTGAAGGGATGTGGCGTGTTGGTGCAAATTTTAGAACACAATGGGGATCTGTTATGGGAGGACCAAATGCATATTATACTTATGCATTAGGAGCAGAGCTTAAAACACCTGTATTTAAATCGGATTATGTTGGAGTGAGTTTTTCTGCTTTAACAGATGTTGCTGGAGGTGGTAAATATAATGTTACAGATATTAATTTGGGCGTTTCTTATATGAAAAAATTGACAGGAGGAAGACGTTCTTATCGAGCGAGTTTGACTTCTTATTTAGTAGCAGGAGCACAAATAGGAATTGGACAAAGAAGTGTTAAATGGTTAAATTTGACTTATAGCACACAATATGTTGTTCGTAATAATACCTATGATCCTAATATTACAAGTGGGGAGAATTCAGGAGCAATGAGAATGACTAAGATTTATCCTGATTTGAGCGCTGGTTTGTTATGGTATGGTGTTATGGGGGAGCGTAAGAGTGTTTATGCTGGCTTGGGATTATACCATCTTAATCGTCCAGAAATATCACTATTTAATCGCTCAAACACTAGTTCTGATGTAGAGCGTTTGTATATGAGAGTAACGGCACATGCTGGAGGTGAATTTTTGGTAGGAGGGCGTAGTTCTTCTATTAGTTTATTACCAGGATTTGTTGGAATGTTTCAAGGTCCTTCAATGGAACTTAATATGGGCTTAGGGATAAAGTATCAAGCACCAAGATATGATGATTTTGCGTTGAAACTTTCTGTTTGGACTCGTTTGGCGAATCGTTTGGATACAGAGATTGATGCAGATGCATTAATGATCGTTTTGGGAATCGATTATCAGACGTTCCAATTTGCAGTGAGTTATGATATTAATACATCAACACTATCTAATGTGTCAAACGGTCAGGGATCTTTAGAGTTCTCTGTAATTTATACGCATGATGGTAGACATGCAAGAGGGCAAGGCTGTCCTTCATTTAATTAG